A single genomic interval of Saccharothrix saharensis harbors:
- a CDS encoding globin: MTTPPENFYEAVGGYETFHQIVARFYEEVANDPVLRPMYPEEDLGPAEERFRLFLMQYWGGPHTYSDNRGHPRLRMRHAPFVIGPVERDAWLRCIKVGVDSVELSPEHRKQLWAYLEMAANSMMNAWV, translated from the coding sequence GTGACCACTCCTCCGGAGAACTTCTACGAAGCAGTGGGCGGGTACGAGACGTTCCACCAGATCGTCGCGCGCTTCTACGAGGAAGTGGCCAACGATCCCGTCCTGCGTCCGATGTACCCCGAGGAAGACCTCGGCCCCGCCGAGGAGCGCTTCCGGCTGTTCCTCATGCAGTACTGGGGCGGACCGCACACGTACTCCGACAACCGCGGCCATCCCCGGTTGCGGATGCGGCACGCCCCGTTCGTGATCGGTCCCGTCGAGCGGGACGCGTGGTTGCGCTGCATCAAGGTGGGCGTCGACTCCGTTGAGCTGTCGCCCGAGCACCGCAAGCAACTGTGGGCTTACCTCGAGATGGCCGCGAACAGCATGATGAACGCCTGGGTGTGA
- a CDS encoding glycoside hydrolase family 13 protein produces MRRSSDLQPEIADESAWWRDAVFYQVYVRSFADANGDGVGDLDGIRSRLGYLELLGVDALWLTPFFTSPMADHGYDVADPRDVDPLFGDLAAFDRLVTEAHAHNLKVTIDLVPNHTSDRHAWFQAALRAGPGSVERDRFVFRDGGGFDGSVPPNNWPSQFGGPAWTRVPDGQWYLHLFAPEQPDLNWANAEVAADLAHTLRFWLDRGVDGFRIDVAHGMAKPYGLPNLDPRADPVGMHDNSLDPRFDDDGVHEIHRMIRKVIDEYPGRMAVGEIWVADDERFARYVRPDELHLGFNFRLVKAPFDADAVRTAIEHSLGAVRGVGAPPTWTLSNHDVPRHVTRYGGGALGAQRARAMTLVELALPGVVYLYNGEELGLPDVELPEWALQDPIWLRSGHTQRGRDGCRVPLPWEGDTPPFGFTRGVTTWLPQPNEWAGLTAESQLEDPDSMLSFYRHALELRKSHGAFNGDELEWYGAPPGCFAFRRKGGGLICALNTSGAPVPLPPGEVLLASGPMAGNQLPPDTAVWLV; encoded by the coding sequence GTGCGACGATCCTCCGATCTACAACCAGAGATCGCCGACGAGTCCGCCTGGTGGCGTGACGCCGTCTTCTACCAGGTCTACGTCCGATCCTTCGCCGACGCGAACGGTGACGGCGTGGGCGACCTCGACGGTATCCGCTCCCGGCTCGGCTACCTCGAACTGCTCGGCGTGGACGCCCTCTGGCTCACGCCGTTCTTCACCTCGCCCATGGCCGACCACGGCTACGACGTGGCCGACCCGCGTGACGTCGACCCGCTGTTCGGCGACCTGGCCGCGTTCGACCGGCTGGTCACCGAGGCGCACGCGCACAACCTCAAGGTCACCATCGACCTCGTGCCGAACCACACCAGCGACCGGCACGCGTGGTTCCAGGCCGCCCTGCGGGCCGGGCCCGGCTCGGTCGAGCGGGACCGGTTCGTGTTCCGCGACGGCGGCGGGTTCGACGGGTCCGTGCCGCCGAACAACTGGCCGAGCCAGTTCGGCGGCCCGGCGTGGACCCGGGTGCCCGACGGCCAGTGGTACCTGCACCTGTTCGCGCCCGAGCAGCCCGATCTGAACTGGGCGAACGCGGAGGTCGCCGCAGACCTCGCGCACACGCTGCGGTTCTGGCTGGACCGCGGGGTGGACGGGTTCCGCATCGACGTCGCCCACGGCATGGCCAAGCCCTACGGGTTGCCGAACCTGGACCCGCGGGCCGATCCGGTCGGCATGCACGACAACTCGCTCGACCCCCGGTTCGACGACGACGGCGTGCACGAGATCCACCGGATGATCCGCAAGGTCATCGACGAGTACCCCGGCCGGATGGCCGTCGGCGAGATCTGGGTCGCCGACGACGAGCGGTTCGCGCGGTACGTGCGGCCCGACGAGCTGCACCTGGGGTTCAACTTCCGGCTGGTGAAGGCGCCGTTCGACGCGGACGCGGTGCGCACCGCGATCGAGCACTCGCTGGGCGCGGTGCGCGGCGTGGGCGCGCCGCCGACCTGGACCCTGTCCAACCACGACGTGCCGCGGCACGTGACGCGGTACGGCGGCGGCGCCCTCGGCGCGCAGCGGGCGCGGGCGATGACGCTGGTGGAGCTGGCGCTGCCCGGCGTGGTCTACCTCTACAACGGCGAAGAGCTCGGCCTGCCGGACGTGGAGCTGCCCGAGTGGGCGTTGCAGGACCCGATCTGGCTGCGCTCCGGCCACACCCAGCGGGGCCGCGACGGCTGCCGCGTGCCGCTGCCGTGGGAAGGCGACACGCCGCCGTTCGGCTTCACCCGGGGCGTGACCACGTGGCTGCCGCAGCCGAACGAGTGGGCCGGCCTGACCGCCGAGTCGCAGCTGGAAGACCCCGACTCGATGCTGTCGTTCTACCGGCACGCCCTGGAGCTGCGGAAGTCGCACGGCGCGTTCAACGGCGACGAGCTGGAGTGGTACGGCGCACCGCCCGGCTGCTTCGCGTTCCGGCGCAAGGGCGGCGGCCTGATCTGCGCCCTGAACACCTCCGGCGCACCCGTGCCGCTGCCGCCGGGCGAGGTCCTGCTGGCCAGCGGCCCGATGGCGGGCAACCAGCTCCCACCGGACACGGCGGTCTGGCTGGTCTAG
- a CDS encoding acyl-CoA thioesterase has translation MGVFVTGVRPRWSDMDAFGHVNHANTVTLLEEARIDLLFTEAARHGVPEMSHGMVVARLVVDYLAPLVFTGDEIVVEMSVRELKSASFTLDYTVRGSRQEGSAVVTTAETLMVPYNLTAGRPRRLLEAERDFLAGWRAGGNGA, from the coding sequence TTGGGTGTGTTCGTCACGGGCGTGCGCCCGCGCTGGTCGGACATGGACGCGTTCGGCCACGTCAACCACGCCAACACGGTGACCCTGCTGGAGGAGGCGCGCATCGACCTGCTGTTCACCGAGGCGGCCCGCCACGGTGTGCCGGAGATGTCGCACGGCATGGTCGTGGCCCGGCTGGTGGTGGACTACCTCGCGCCGCTGGTGTTCACCGGTGACGAGATCGTGGTGGAGATGTCGGTGCGGGAACTGAAGTCCGCGTCGTTCACGTTGGACTACACGGTCCGCGGCAGTCGCCAGGAGGGCAGCGCCGTCGTCACGACGGCCGAGACCCTCATGGTGCCGTACAACCTGACGGCCGGACGTCCGCGCCGTCTCCTCGAAGCCGAGCGCGACTTCCTCGCGGGCTGGCGTGCCGGAGGTAATGGTGCCTGA
- a CDS encoding DNA glycosylase AlkZ-like family protein — protein sequence MTVPAQRMRAQRLSHPATDVVDLFASVFALQAQDVPAVRLAARARGVRSLDGPLVRTWAMRGTLHLLHEDDLWVVNLLGPTFIAAGRRRRDQLGLTDELCERALPALREVLTEPVDRAELVRRLAEVGIALDPKSQAPAHLLAFAAHSGVLCRGLDDTYRLLRVECEPRGVDELWRRYRRAYGPATRHDFAAWSGLPKRQLGDLPEVADAPAEPTGAVRVLGHFDTYLLGYRDRSAVLDPEHAPLVQTGGGVLTPYVVVDGQVVAVWRRDGGHFAVRPFGERPDIADEVADLGRFLHVDARLTWV from the coding sequence ATGACCGTGCCCGCCCAGCGGATGCGAGCGCAGCGGCTGTCGCACCCGGCCACCGACGTGGTGGACCTGTTCGCCTCCGTGTTCGCCCTGCAAGCACAGGACGTCCCGGCGGTACGGCTCGCGGCGCGCGCCCGAGGCGTGAGGTCCCTCGACGGTCCTCTGGTGCGCACCTGGGCCATGCGCGGCACCCTGCACCTGCTCCACGAAGACGACCTGTGGGTCGTGAACCTGCTCGGTCCGACCTTCATCGCCGCCGGACGCCGTCGCCGCGATCAGCTCGGCCTCACCGATGAGCTGTGCGAGCGCGCGCTACCCGCGTTGCGCGAAGTCCTCACCGAGCCGGTGGACCGCGCCGAACTCGTGCGCCGGCTCGCCGAGGTCGGCATCGCGCTCGACCCCAAGTCCCAGGCACCGGCCCACCTGCTGGCGTTCGCCGCGCACTCGGGCGTGCTGTGCCGGGGCCTGGACGACACCTACCGGCTCCTGCGCGTCGAGTGCGAGCCGCGCGGCGTGGACGAACTGTGGCGGCGCTACCGACGTGCCTACGGACCGGCCACGCGGCACGACTTCGCCGCGTGGAGCGGCCTGCCCAAGCGGCAGCTCGGGGACCTGCCCGAGGTGGCCGACGCACCGGCCGAGCCGACCGGCGCGGTCCGGGTGCTCGGCCACTTCGACACCTACCTGCTCGGCTACCGCGACCGCTCCGCCGTGCTCGACCCCGAGCACGCGCCGCTCGTGCAGACCGGCGGCGGTGTCCTCACCCCGTACGTCGTGGTCGACGGGCAGGTGGTGGCGGTGTGGCGGCGCGACGGCGGGCACTTCGCCGTGCGGCCGTTCGGCGAGCGCCCGGACATCGCGGACGAGGTCGCCGACCTGGGCCGATTCCTCCACGTGGACGCCCGCTTAACCTGGGTGTAG
- a CDS encoding LacI family DNA-binding transcriptional regulator: MALAPVESHGVTARLSDIATQAGVSEATVSRVVNGKPGVSAATRQAVVAAMDVLGYERPPRLRQRSAGLIGLITPELNNPIFPAFAQVIEQVLTRDGYTPVLCTQTPGGSTEDQLTEMLVDRGVTGIVFVSGLHADTTADKDRYVKLAGRGVPFVMINGYTDQVSAPFVSVDNRAAVRLAVTHLVELGHERIGLAVGPPRFVPAQRMVEGFTLVRPQAADLVEHSLFTVEGGQAAADALLDRGCTAIVCGSDLMAFGAIRAARRRGLAVPRDVSVVGFDDSPLIVFADPPLTTIRQPVEAMGQAAVHALLEEIGGTPAPHAEFVFQPELVVRGSTGARPR, encoded by the coding sequence GTGGCTCTCGCGCCCGTAGAGTCACACGGTGTGACAGCGCGGCTCAGTGACATCGCGACCCAGGCAGGCGTGAGCGAGGCGACGGTCAGCCGAGTGGTCAACGGCAAGCCAGGCGTTTCGGCCGCGACCCGCCAGGCGGTGGTCGCCGCGATGGACGTGCTCGGCTACGAGCGCCCGCCCAGGCTCCGCCAGCGCAGCGCCGGGTTGATCGGGTTGATCACCCCCGAGTTGAACAACCCGATCTTCCCGGCGTTCGCGCAGGTCATCGAGCAGGTGCTGACGCGCGACGGCTACACGCCGGTGCTGTGCACGCAGACACCCGGCGGCTCGACCGAGGACCAGTTGACCGAGATGCTGGTCGACCGGGGCGTCACCGGGATCGTGTTCGTGTCCGGGCTGCACGCCGACACGACCGCCGACAAGGACCGGTACGTCAAGCTGGCGGGGCGCGGCGTGCCGTTCGTGATGATCAACGGCTACACCGACCAGGTGTCCGCGCCGTTCGTCTCGGTGGACAACCGGGCCGCCGTCCGGTTGGCGGTCACCCACTTGGTGGAACTCGGGCACGAGCGGATCGGCCTGGCCGTCGGACCGCCGCGGTTCGTGCCGGCGCAGCGCATGGTCGAGGGCTTCACGCTCGTCCGCCCGCAGGCCGCCGACCTGGTCGAGCACTCCCTGTTCACGGTCGAGGGCGGCCAGGCCGCGGCCGACGCCCTGCTGGACCGCGGCTGCACGGCGATCGTGTGCGGCAGCGACCTGATGGCGTTCGGCGCGATCCGCGCGGCCCGCCGGCGCGGCTTGGCCGTGCCGCGCGACGTCTCCGTGGTGGGCTTCGACGACTCGCCGCTGATCGTGTTCGCCGACCCGCCGCTGACCACGATCCGCCAGCCGGTCGAGGCGATGGGTCAGGCCGCCGTGCACGCGTTGCTGGAGGAGATCGGCGGCACGCCCGCACCGCACGCGGAGTTCGTGTTCCAGCCGGAACTGGTGGTGCGCGGCTCGACGGGCGCCCGTCCCAGATGA
- a CDS encoding glycoside hydrolase family 13 protein, which translates to MTQDWWREAVIYQVYVRSFADSDGDGVGDLPGIRSRLPYLADLGVDAVWITPFYRSPMADGGYDVADYRTVDPLFGSNDDAEALVRDAHELGIRVIVDLVPNHTSDQHAWFRQALQAAPGSPERARYHFRDGRGDLPPNDWESVFGGPAWTRVADGQWYLHLFAPEQPDLNWDQPEVRDEFLDVLRFWLDLGVDGFRIDVAHGMVKADGLPDVGTPGHLNLLGTEALPFFDQDGVHEIYRDWRKVLDSYPGNRIGVAEAWTPSPERTARYLRADELHQAFNFHYLTAGWDAADLKQVIDDSLAAMRPVAAPTTWVLSNHDVQRHATRYGGVTRARAAALLMLALPGSAYVYQGEELGLPEVLDLPEDVLQDPVWERSGHTDRGRDGCRVPVPWTADGPSFGFGDGGSWLPQPADWGRLSVASQLGDPNSVLELYRAALRVRREHPDLGAGSDVEWLDVPEGVLAFRRGAFTCVVNFGPDVARLPSDGDVVLASGGFATEDADVLVPPDTTVWLSRP; encoded by the coding sequence ATGACGCAGGACTGGTGGCGCGAGGCCGTCATCTACCAGGTCTACGTGCGCAGCTTCGCCGACTCGGACGGCGACGGCGTCGGTGACCTGCCCGGCATCCGCTCCCGGCTGCCCTACCTGGCCGACCTCGGCGTGGACGCCGTCTGGATCACGCCGTTCTACCGCTCCCCGATGGCCGACGGCGGCTACGACGTGGCGGACTACCGCACCGTCGACCCGCTCTTCGGCTCCAACGACGACGCCGAGGCCCTCGTCCGGGACGCCCACGAGCTCGGCATCCGGGTGATCGTGGACCTCGTCCCGAACCACACGAGCGACCAGCACGCGTGGTTCCGGCAGGCGCTCCAGGCGGCGCCGGGCTCCCCGGAACGCGCCCGCTACCACTTCCGCGACGGCCGGGGCGACCTGCCGCCGAACGACTGGGAGTCCGTCTTCGGCGGCCCCGCGTGGACGCGGGTGGCCGACGGCCAGTGGTACCTGCACCTGTTCGCGCCCGAGCAGCCCGACCTGAACTGGGACCAGCCGGAGGTGCGCGACGAGTTCCTGGACGTGCTGCGCTTCTGGCTCGACCTGGGCGTGGACGGCTTCCGCATCGACGTCGCCCACGGCATGGTCAAGGCCGACGGCCTGCCCGACGTCGGCACCCCCGGCCACCTCAATCTGCTGGGCACGGAGGCGCTGCCGTTCTTCGACCAGGACGGCGTGCACGAGATCTACCGCGACTGGCGCAAGGTGCTCGACTCCTATCCGGGCAACCGGATCGGCGTGGCCGAGGCGTGGACGCCCAGCCCCGAGCGCACCGCCCGCTACCTGCGCGCCGACGAGCTGCACCAGGCGTTCAACTTCCACTACCTGACCGCCGGGTGGGACGCCGCCGACCTCAAGCAGGTCATCGACGACTCGCTCGCCGCGATGCGCCCGGTGGCCGCGCCGACGACGTGGGTGCTGTCCAACCACGACGTGCAGCGGCACGCGACGCGGTACGGGGGCGTGACGCGGGCGCGGGCCGCCGCGCTGCTGATGCTGGCGCTGCCCGGCAGCGCGTACGTCTACCAGGGCGAGGAGCTGGGCCTGCCCGAGGTGCTCGACCTGCCCGAAGACGTGCTCCAGGACCCGGTGTGGGAGCGGTCCGGCCACACCGACCGCGGCCGGGACGGCTGCCGCGTGCCGGTCCCGTGGACGGCCGACGGCCCGTCGTTCGGCTTCGGTGACGGCGGCTCGTGGCTGCCGCAGCCCGCCGACTGGGGCCGGCTCAGCGTGGCGAGCCAGCTCGGCGACCCGAACTCGGTGCTGGAGCTGTACCGCGCCGCGCTGCGCGTGCGGCGGGAGCACCCGGACCTCGGCGCGGGGTCCGACGTGGAGTGGCTCGACGTGCCGGAGGGCGTGCTGGCGTTCCGCCGCGGGGCGTTCACCTGCGTGGTGAACTTCGGCCCGGACGTGGCACGACTGCCCTCGGACGGGGACGTGGTGCTCGCCTCGGGTGGATTCGCGACCGAAGACGCGGACGTCCTCGTGCCGCCGGACACGACCGTGTGGCTCTCGCGCCCGTAG
- a CDS encoding carbohydrate-binding module family 20 domain-containing protein — MTATLFQWPFARVAGECTNVLGPRGYGFVEVSPATEHIQGSQWWTSYQPVSYRIAGRLGDEAAFRNMVNTCHAAGVKVIADAVINHMSAGSGTGTGGSSYTKYNYPGIYSDPDFHSCRSHISDYRNRGNVQNCELVGLSDLNTGSDHVRGRIASYLNHLISLGVDGFRIDAAKHMAAADLSAIKSRLSNPNVFWVHEVIYGAGEAVQPGEYTGSGDVDEFRYAYDIKRIFNNENLAYLSTFGQSWGYLPSGQARSFVDNWDTERNGSTLTYKDGSTYTLANVFMLAWPYGAPNVYSGYEFSNHDAGPPSGSECYTSGWKCQHRWTQIASMVQFRNAVAGTSVVNWWDNGGDAIAFGRGGKGFVAINRESSALTRTFQTSLPAGSYCNVQKDGCVAVAVGANGQFTATVGAGEALALHVGATGGDTPPPVGTASFAVNATTSLGQNIFVVGDHPSLGSWNPAAAVPLSAATYPTWRGSVSLPTGTSFQYKYIRKESNGAVTWESGANRTATSPATLSDTWRN, encoded by the coding sequence GTGACCGCGACCCTGTTCCAGTGGCCGTTCGCGCGGGTCGCCGGTGAGTGCACGAACGTCCTCGGGCCGCGCGGCTACGGGTTCGTGGAGGTCTCGCCGGCCACCGAGCACATCCAGGGGTCCCAGTGGTGGACCTCGTACCAACCGGTCAGCTACCGCATCGCCGGACGCCTCGGCGACGAGGCCGCGTTCCGGAACATGGTGAACACCTGCCACGCGGCGGGCGTGAAGGTCATCGCGGACGCGGTGATCAACCACATGAGCGCCGGGTCCGGCACCGGGACCGGCGGCTCGTCGTACACGAAGTACAACTACCCCGGCATCTACAGCGACCCGGACTTCCACTCGTGCCGGTCGCACATCAGCGACTACCGCAACCGCGGCAACGTGCAGAACTGCGAGCTCGTCGGGCTGTCGGACCTCAACACCGGCAGCGACCACGTGCGCGGGCGCATCGCGTCCTACCTCAACCACCTGATCTCGCTCGGCGTGGACGGGTTCCGGATCGACGCGGCCAAGCACATGGCGGCGGCCGACCTGTCGGCGATCAAGTCGCGGCTGAGCAACCCGAACGTGTTCTGGGTGCACGAGGTGATCTACGGCGCCGGCGAGGCCGTGCAGCCCGGCGAGTACACCGGGTCGGGTGACGTGGACGAGTTCCGGTACGCCTACGACATCAAGCGGATCTTCAACAACGAGAACCTGGCGTACCTGAGCACCTTCGGGCAGTCGTGGGGCTACCTGCCGAGCGGTCAGGCGCGGTCGTTCGTCGACAACTGGGACACCGAGCGCAACGGGTCGACGCTGACGTACAAGGACGGGTCGACCTACACGCTGGCGAACGTGTTCATGCTGGCCTGGCCCTACGGCGCGCCGAACGTGTACTCGGGCTACGAGTTCTCCAACCACGACGCCGGTCCGCCGTCCGGGTCCGAGTGCTACACGTCCGGGTGGAAGTGCCAGCACCGGTGGACGCAGATCGCGTCGATGGTCCAGTTCCGCAACGCCGTGGCCGGCACGTCGGTGGTGAACTGGTGGGACAACGGCGGCGACGCCATCGCGTTCGGGCGGGGCGGCAAGGGCTTCGTCGCGATCAACCGCGAGTCGTCGGCGCTGACGCGGACGTTCCAGACCTCGCTGCCCGCCGGGTCGTACTGCAACGTGCAGAAGGACGGGTGCGTGGCCGTGGCCGTCGGCGCGAACGGTCAGTTCACCGCCACGGTGGGCGCGGGTGAGGCGTTGGCGCTGCACGTCGGCGCGACGGGCGGGGACACGCCGCCGCCGGTCGGCACGGCGTCGTTCGCGGTGAACGCCACCACGTCGTTGGGGCAGAACATCTTCGTGGTCGGCGACCACCCGTCCCTGGGCTCGTGGAACCCGGCCGCCGCCGTCCCGCTGTCCGCGGCCACCTACCCGACCTGGCGGGGCTCGGTGTCGCTGCCCACCGGGACGTCGTTCCAGTACAAGTACATCCGCAAGGAGTCCAACGGCGCGGTGACGTGGGAGAGCGGCGCGAACCGCACCGCCACGTCCCCGGCGACGCTGTCGGACACCTGGCGCAACTAG